From Zalophus californianus isolate mZalCal1 chromosome 16, mZalCal1.pri.v2, whole genome shotgun sequence, one genomic window encodes:
- the MPDU1 gene encoding mannose-P-dolichol utilization defect 1 protein → MAAEADGPLKRALVPLLLPEECYDQIFVQWDLLHVACLKILLSKGLGLGIVAGSLLVKLPQVFKILRAKSAEGLSLQSVMLELVALTGTMVYSITNNFPFSSWGEALFLMLQTVTICFLVLHYRGQTVKGVTFLTCYALALLLLLSPLTPLALVTLLQASNVPAVVLGRLLQAATNYRHGHTGQLSAVTVFLLFGGSLARIFTSIQETGDLLMAGTFVVSSLCNGLIAAQLLFYWNAKPPREKKE, encoded by the exons ATGGCGGCCGAGGCAGACGGCCCGCTCAAACGGGCGCTGGTGCCGCTTCTCTTACCTGAGGAATGCTACGACCAAATTTTCGTCCAGTGGGACTTGCTTCACG TCGCCTGCCTCAAGATTCTCCTCAGCAAAGGCCTGGGTCTGGGCATCGTGGCCGGGTCGCTGCTGG taAAACTGCCGCAGGTGTTTAAAATCCTGAGAGCCAAGAGTGCCGAAGGGTTGAGCCTTCAGTCAGTAATGCTAGAGCTGGTGGCACTGACGGGGACCATGGTCTACAGCATCACCAACAACTTCCCCTTCAG CTCTTGGGGTGAAGCCCTGTTCCTGATGCTCCAGACAGTCACCATCTGCTTCCTGGTCCTGCACTACAGAGGACAGACCGTGAAAG GTGTCACCTTCCTAACGTGCTATGCGCTGGCCCTGCTGTTGCTGCTGTCCCCACTGACGCCCCTGGCCCTCGTCACCCTGCTCCAGGCCTCCAACGTGCCTGCGGTGGTCTTGGGGCGG CTGCTCCAGGCCGCCACGAACTACCGGCACGGGCACACGGGCCAGCTCTCAGCCGTCACCGTCTTTCTGCTCTTTGGGGGCTCCTTGGCCAGAATCTTCACCTCCATTCAG GAGACCGGAGACCTCCTCATGGCCGGAACCTTCGTGGTCTCTTCCCTCTGTAACGGCCTCATCGCTGCCCAGCTCCTCTTCTACTGGAACGCAAAGCCCCCCCGCGAGAAGAAAGAGTAG
- the CD68 gene encoding macrosialin has product MRPAVVVLGALVGLLAAQGQGNDCPHKKSATLLPSFTVTPTPTATESTASPVTTSGVTTTAGATSHEPTTATHRPPTTPRHGNTTVHPTTSNSTATSPNASTSSPHPAPPPPPPPSPSPGPQEAVGDYTWTNGSQPCVRLQARIQIGVVYPTQGGGEAWGISVLNPNKTKPQGGCEGARPHLLLSFPFGQLSFGFEQEPRQGAVYLKYLALEYNVSFPQAAQWTFSGQNSSLRALQAPLGQSFGCRNASILLPPALRLDLLHLKLQAAQLPPSGAFGPSFSCPSDQFNLLPLIIGLISLGLLTLLLVTFCIVRRRPPAYQPL; this is encoded by the exons ATGAGGCCGGCCGTGGTGGTCTTGGGGGCGCTGGTGGGGCTGCTGGCTG CCCAGGGGCAAGGGAACGACTGTCCTCATAAAAAGTCGGCCACTCTGCTGCCATCCTTCACGGTGACCCCGACCCCGACAGCGACAGAAAGCACGGCAAGCCCTGTGACCACGAGCGGCGTAACTACCACAGCGGGCGCCACCAGCCACGAGCCCACGACGGCCACGCACCGGCCCCCGACCACCCCCCGCCACGGAAACACCACGGTGCATCCAACAACGAGCAACAGCACCGCCACCAGCCCAAACGCCTCCAccagctccccccacccagcgccgccgccgccacccccgccgagtcccagcccagggccccaggaggCCGTAGGAGACTACACTTGGACTAATGGTTCCCAGCCCTGCGTCCGGCTCCAAGCCCGGATTCAGATCGGAGTTGTGTACCCGACCCAGGGCGGAGGAGAG GCCTGGGGCATCTCCGTACTGAACCCCAACAAAACCAAGCCCCAGGGGGGCTGTGAGGGCGCCCGCCCccatctgcttctctccttccccttcggACAGCTCAGCTTCGGGTTCGAGCAG GAGCCACGGCAGGGCGCAGTCTACCTGAAGTACCTGGCTCTGGAGTACAACGTGTCCTTCCCACAGGCAGCGC AATGGACCTTCTCGGGTCAGAATTCATCCCTTCGAGCTCTCCAAGCCCCCCTGGGCCAGAGCTTCGGCTGCAGAAACGCAAGCATCCTTCTGCCGCCGGCTTTGCGCCTTGACCTGCTCCACCTGAAGCTACAGGCCGCTCAGCTGCCCCCCTCAGGGGCCTTTGGGCCAA GTTTCTCTTGTCCCAGCGACCAGTTCAACCTGCTGCCCCTCATCATCGGCTTGATCTCGCTGGGCCTCCTCACCCTGCTGCTGGTTACATTCTGCATCGTCCGGAGACGCCCACCGGCCTACCAGCCCCTCTGA